A single Mangrovimonas sp. YM274 DNA region contains:
- a CDS encoding aldo/keto reductase, protein MKTRHLGKNGFEISEIGLGTWQIGADWGKQFSTDKALDILNTAVQNGITFFDTADVYGNGQSESFIGEFLKQTDKDIKVATKFGRGGDIYPSSYTKDAMRKAIENSLQRLGVDALDLLQLHCIPTAEMQKGDVFDWLRDFKNEGLIKTFGASVESVEEGLLCLEQEGLQSLQVIFNIFRQKLVNELLPQAEAKEVGIIVRLPLASGLLAGKFTKTTTFEKEDHRNYNKDGNAFNVGETFAGLPFEKGVELADALKPLAPEGMTMAQLALRWILDHKAVSTIIPGASSPNQAQANALVSELPPLSKELHTTLAEFYKANVHEFIRGVY, encoded by the coding sequence ATGAAAACAAGACACTTAGGAAAAAACGGATTTGAAATCAGCGAAATAGGCTTGGGAACTTGGCAAATTGGTGCCGATTGGGGAAAGCAATTTTCTACAGATAAGGCATTGGATATTTTAAACACTGCTGTACAAAATGGCATTACTTTTTTTGATACTGCCGATGTCTACGGCAATGGCCAAAGTGAAAGCTTTATTGGGGAATTTTTAAAACAAACGGATAAAGACATTAAAGTGGCTACTAAATTTGGCCGTGGTGGTGATATCTATCCTTCTTCCTACACCAAAGATGCCATGCGAAAGGCCATCGAGAATTCCTTACAACGTTTAGGCGTAGATGCTTTGGATTTGCTACAACTGCACTGCATCCCAACTGCCGAAATGCAAAAGGGAGATGTATTTGATTGGTTACGTGATTTTAAAAACGAAGGACTCATCAAAACCTTTGGAGCCAGTGTTGAGTCGGTTGAAGAAGGACTGTTGTGTCTAGAGCAAGAGGGCCTGCAATCCTTGCAGGTTATTTTTAATATTTTCAGACAAAAATTGGTGAATGAATTATTGCCCCAAGCCGAAGCCAAAGAGGTGGGCATTATTGTCCGTTTACCTTTAGCAAGTGGTTTGCTGGCTGGTAAATTCACTAAAACCACCACTTTTGAAAAAGAAGACCATAGAAACTACAATAAGGATGGTAATGCCTTTAATGTAGGTGAAACCTTTGCCGGATTACCGTTTGAAAAAGGTGTGGAATTGGCTGATGCCCTAAAGCCTTTAGCACCAGAAGGCATGACCATGGCACAGTTAGCTTTGAGATGGATTTTAGATCATAAAGCCGTATCTACAATCATTCCAGGAGCCAGTTCTCCAAATCAGGCACAAGCCAATGCCTTGGTATCTGAACTACCTCCGTTATCAAAAGAACTACACACAACCCTTGCTGAATTTTACAAAGCAAACGTACATGAGTTTATCCGTGGAGTTTATTAA
- a CDS encoding M28 family metallopeptidase — protein MKLFIFTSVLSIVGSCATKKYSERIQDLKDSIVFEDRQTIEQYASTITSQELMDYVYELSSDQYQGRKTGEPGLKEAANYLKNYYQAQGIPSPLGDQNYFQSVPKSFFVDSLNNSQNVLAFIKGSRHPKETIIITAHLDHEGMENGQIYNGADDNASGTAALMEMAQAFNEAKKNGNGPKRSILFLHLTGEEEGLVGSKFYVEHPILPLKKTIANLNIDMIGRVDDIHLHTPNYVYVIGADRLSTELYYISEAANTTFTQLELDYRLNHKNDTNQYFSRSDQYNFALAGIPVIFYFNGEHEDYHKPTDTAEKLNYPLLAKRTQLIFTTAWYLANSKHKLSRDDK, from the coding sequence ATGAAGCTTTTCATTTTCACTTCTGTTCTTTCCATTGTTGGGTCTTGCGCCACAAAAAAGTATAGTGAGCGCATTCAGGATCTTAAAGACAGTATTGTTTTTGAAGACCGCCAGACCATAGAACAATATGCCAGTACCATTACTTCCCAAGAGTTAATGGACTATGTTTACGAACTGTCCTCAGACCAATACCAAGGAAGAAAAACGGGAGAACCCGGGTTAAAAGAGGCGGCCAACTACCTAAAAAATTATTATCAGGCCCAGGGCATTCCGTCTCCCTTAGGCGACCAAAACTATTTTCAATCGGTACCTAAATCATTTTTCGTGGATAGTTTGAACAATTCTCAAAATGTTTTGGCCTTTATTAAAGGTAGCAGGCACCCCAAGGAAACCATTATCATTACCGCCCACCTGGATCATGAAGGCATGGAAAATGGACAAATCTACAATGGTGCCGACGACAATGCTTCTGGAACTGCTGCACTTATGGAAATGGCCCAAGCTTTTAATGAAGCAAAAAAAAATGGTAATGGCCCTAAACGGAGTATTCTGTTTCTTCATCTTACTGGAGAAGAAGAGGGTCTTGTAGGGTCTAAATTCTATGTAGAACACCCCATCCTTCCCCTAAAAAAAACCATTGCCAACCTTAATATTGATATGATAGGTAGGGTTGATGATATCCATCTACATACCCCCAATTATGTGTATGTCATTGGAGCAGATAGATTGAGTACTGAGTTATACTATATTTCGGAAGCTGCCAATACTACTTTTACACAATTGGAATTGGATTATCGATTGAATCACAAAAACGACACCAATCAATACTTTTCCAGATCCGATCAATATAACTTTGCCTTAGCCGGTATTCCTGTCATTTTTTATTTTAACGGCGAACACGAAGACTACCATAAACCCACGGATACCGCTGAAAAACTCAACTACCCGCTATTGGCCAAGCGCACCCAATTAATCTTTACCACAGCGTGGTATTTGGCCAACTCCAAGCATAAACTTTCCCGTGACGACAAATAA
- a CDS encoding PLP-dependent aspartate aminotransferase family protein, translating into MSQDKLGLNTTCVHVGEVKDEQFKSAISPIYLSTSYAFQDVDQKRYPRNFNTPNQEALAKKLAALEHTEKALIFGSGMAAISTLLLAFLKTGDHLVVQNSIYGGTSNFIREEFPKLGIEFTFTEGYEVDDFEQALQVNTKVIFIESPSNPLLTITDLEGVAKLAKSKGVISVIDNTFASPVNQNPIDFGIDLVMHSATKYLGGHSDILAGVVAGPKELMDKVWKVGRNYGGNLSDFTVWMLERSIKTLGLRVKAQSRNAKKIAKFLEGHEDVKKVNYPGLKSHPQHALAKSQMKGYGGMLSFELADGLDAFKFQKAFQLIKPSLSLAGVESTTVSPHITSHSLMSSDEREALGISDNLIRFSVGIESKDDLIKDLEQAFIKVKATEVTA; encoded by the coding sequence ATGTCACAAGATAAATTAGGATTAAATACAACATGCGTCCATGTGGGGGAAGTGAAAGATGAGCAGTTTAAAAGTGCCATTTCACCTATTTACCTGTCAACCTCATATGCTTTTCAGGATGTAGATCAAAAGCGGTATCCTCGTAATTTTAATACACCTAATCAGGAAGCTTTGGCTAAAAAGTTGGCGGCTCTAGAGCATACCGAAAAAGCTCTTATTTTTGGCTCCGGCATGGCGGCCATAAGTACCTTACTATTGGCATTTCTCAAGACAGGGGATCATTTGGTGGTTCAAAATAGCATTTACGGGGGCACCAGTAATTTTATAAGAGAAGAATTTCCTAAACTGGGTATCGAATTTACATTTACAGAAGGCTATGAAGTCGACGATTTTGAACAAGCTCTCCAAGTTAATACAAAGGTTATTTTTATAGAAAGCCCTTCCAACCCTTTGTTGACCATTACAGATTTGGAAGGTGTTGCTAAACTAGCTAAATCCAAAGGTGTTATTTCGGTAATAGACAATACGTTTGCCAGTCCAGTAAATCAAAATCCTATAGATTTTGGTATTGATTTGGTTATGCATTCAGCTACCAAATACTTGGGAGGGCATAGTGATATCTTGGCCGGAGTGGTGGCAGGCCCAAAGGAATTAATGGATAAAGTTTGGAAAGTTGGTAGAAATTATGGAGGGAACCTAAGCGATTTTACCGTTTGGATGTTGGAACGAAGTATCAAGACCTTGGGCTTGCGCGTGAAGGCGCAAAGTAGGAATGCCAAAAAGATTGCCAAGTTTTTGGAGGGGCATGAGGACGTTAAAAAAGTAAATTATCCCGGTTTAAAAAGCCATCCGCAACACGCTTTGGCAAAATCACAAATGAAAGGGTATGGAGGTATGCTTTCTTTTGAATTGGCAGATGGTTTGGACGCTTTTAAATTTCAAAAGGCTTTCCAGCTCATCAAACCATCTTTAAGCTTGGCAGGAGTGGAGTCTACAACAGTGTCACCGCATATTACGTCACATTCTTTAATGAGTTCAGATGAGCGGGAAGCTTTAGGAATTAGTGATAATCTCATTCGCTTTTCTGTGGGGATAGAGTCAAAAGATGATTTGATAAAAGATCTTGAACAAGCTTTTATCAAAGTAAAGGCAACCGAGGTAACGGCTTGA
- a CDS encoding response regulator encodes MEVLIVDDERDIETLFRQKFRKEVRNQNLELLFAFSGSEALEILERENPPKVVYVFSDINMPGMTGLELLDKIKSQFPNITVSMISAYGDSDNFNRAIQSGAKEFFTKPIDFESLRKEIHQML; translated from the coding sequence ATGGAAGTATTGATTGTAGATGACGAAAGAGATATTGAAACCTTGTTTCGTCAAAAATTCAGAAAAGAAGTAAGAAACCAAAATCTAGAATTGTTATTCGCCTTTTCTGGTTCTGAAGCCTTGGAGATATTGGAAAGAGAAAACCCTCCCAAAGTGGTTTATGTGTTTTCCGATATCAACATGCCGGGAATGACTGGCTTGGAATTATTGGACAAAATTAAATCACAATTCCCAAACATCACCGTAAGCATGATTTCAGCCTACGGCGACAGTGACAATTTCAATAGAGCCATACAATCGGGTGCCAAGGAATTCTTTACAAAACCAATCGACTTTGAATCCCTAAGAAAAGAAATCCATCAAATGTTATAA
- a CDS encoding response regulator has product MSKILVVDDEPDLEVLIKQKFRKQIRQKEYEFYFAQNGNDALEKIGNLPDLDIVLSDINMPEMDGLTLLSKLSEQKPLLKAVIVSAYGDMENIRTAMNRGAFDFVTKPINFEDLTLTMEKTLDHARYIKQTIQAVKENNILKMYVDESVLNFMNSREFEVTIMDNETIEATTIFIDICGFTAISENAKANTVVSLINAYFDEMVKEIMAQNGYIDKFIGDAIMAVFRGEYHLDRAIDAALAVRNKINSLPQMSNDLTFTPKVSIGIKSGEVISGNIGSASLKRLDYTVIGDAVNTAARLQDIAKENQIIISEDCYEKVKESFICEKIGSISLKNKSEPVTIYQVIE; this is encoded by the coding sequence ATGTCAAAAATATTGGTAGTAGATGACGAACCGGATTTAGAGGTTCTGATAAAGCAAAAATTCAGAAAGCAAATTAGGCAAAAGGAATATGAATTTTACTTTGCCCAAAACGGCAACGATGCCCTTGAAAAAATTGGCAATTTACCTGATTTGGACATTGTGCTCAGCGACATCAACATGCCTGAAATGGATGGCCTTACCCTACTTTCAAAATTAAGCGAACAAAAACCTCTTCTTAAAGCTGTAATCGTTTCAGCTTATGGAGATATGGAAAACATACGTACCGCCATGAATCGCGGTGCATTTGACTTTGTCACCAAGCCTATCAACTTCGAAGATCTCACACTAACCATGGAGAAAACCCTTGACCATGCCCGCTACATTAAACAAACCATACAAGCAGTCAAAGAAAACAACATCTTGAAAATGTACGTAGATGAAAGTGTCCTCAACTTTATGAACAGCCGTGAATTTGAAGTCACCATAATGGATAACGAAACCATTGAAGCCACTACCATTTTTATTGATATCTGTGGCTTTACAGCCATCAGTGAAAATGCAAAAGCCAACACGGTAGTGTCACTAATAAACGCCTATTTTGATGAGATGGTAAAAGAAATTATGGCACAAAATGGCTATATCGATAAATTCATTGGGGATGCTATAATGGCTGTTTTTAGAGGAGAATATCATTTAGACCGCGCTATAGATGCTGCTTTGGCGGTAAGAAATAAAATCAACAGTCTACCACAGATGAGCAACGATCTGACCTTTACACCCAAAGTATCCATAGGAATTAAAAGTGGCGAAGTGATTTCAGGGAATATTGGATCGGCCAGTTTAAAACGTCTGGACTATACCGTTATTGGAGATGCTGTAAACACTGCAGCCAGATTACAGGATATTGCCAAAGAAAACCAAATCATCATCAGCGAAGATTGCTACGAAAAAGTAAAAGAGTCTTTTATCTGTGAAAAAATAGGAAGCATTTCCCTAAAAAATAAAAGCGAACCCGTAACCATCTACCAAGTGATTGAATGA
- a CDS encoding ATP-binding protein — protein sequence MYKQKPTFLIGFYCVTISLMLFSCQQKVPAPPLPKWDMEYLPPIEKKITFPKKDTINWDSIPTIKLAPLPTKQLNLESIPSKPFVIDDITNIEGQIESEHLDLNELPSTFFNLDSLPTFTFELETITLGEPDIIEAGPLANISGTSRGIQTGGQAFGLNGSPNNIIKDNNGFLWIGTQIGIARYDSHKFEIYGTDQGLDLSQSFCQFIDSKERIWIQYQNGLWVIDPSQKLASKIISDLPLNAGYSFDEDKQGNIWYPDIEKGYHIINLERKTIKNITPKEGLLKSTPPIYISPLIDNEGYIWLSSFNGVNILDLKNGKNKSLVFEKEKDSSRNQIVSIEEDSKGNIWLGGLDGAAFIDKKNATYNRLPLGKFITNYAGTTSIYEDKHKNIWLGTDLGSILKYNPSKQTIEKFNLNNSRKNKFISPLKEDYQGNIWTTTKFQDETLYKININEGRAGNFTSEDGLSNDSIWSNIMLNDKSIWIGSTDGIDIYNPNTKSIKQLGVKNNLLQKRNPYMYKDSQNRIWSTAVNPTGVTIIDPQKQSIQYLTKDQGLEGAYRSKIEDKNGNYWLGSNDGYITILNNKLNEAKKIQLDTVGSGTIIYSLSKDANNNIWASTSENGIYRIAPQNHTIEHFTTENGFLTDNLNYLHLTEKNELWISSDRGVYLFNPSNGSVKIFQKEQGLVSNDVYDINSQNNKVYIGTLRGINILEKIERDDSLNEQWQVTTIAEEQGLQFLDVALGSSMIDDKGRLWIGIENEILSIIDDIKSDTTALKAYISGINLYDTPINFKTALPSIDSEKQGLPTPLDHSSSLNSNSSSSTLDPNIEYNDIEGPYNLPSELQLPHNQNYISFNFNALAYSNPNSVVYRYFLEGIDKNWSNIITEAKSENYRDLPPGDYTFKVIAKGYNNVWSKPVELSFSIIPPWWKTWWAYLAYVTLFALILYSISNYRSQWLKKENRILEERVKHRTSQLEKSLHDLEATQTQLIQSEKMASLGELTAGIAHEIQNPLNFVNNFSEINTELIEELQAERQKPESERDLELEEELMRDIAANEEKIRHHGTRADAIVKGMLQHSRNSSSDKELTDINKLADEYMRLSYHGLRARDKSFVAGMHMDLDDSIPKIMVAPQDIGRVLLNLINNAFYAVNEKKKTAPPDYKPMVTMSTKQVGDQIEINIIDNGHGIPSEVVDKIFQPFFTTKPSGQGTGLGLSLSYDIIKTHGGTLTVKTSDGKPININNVSEKDLDKGTMFTILLPINNEDTNQK from the coding sequence ATGTATAAGCAAAAACCAACATTCCTAATCGGATTCTATTGCGTGACCATAAGCTTGATGCTCTTTTCATGCCAACAAAAGGTTCCTGCCCCTCCATTACCAAAATGGGACATGGAATACCTTCCCCCGATAGAGAAAAAAATAACCTTTCCCAAAAAGGACACCATCAATTGGGATTCCATCCCCACCATTAAACTGGCCCCTTTACCTACAAAACAATTAAACCTAGAGAGCATCCCTTCCAAACCCTTTGTTATAGATGACATTACCAATATTGAGGGGCAAATAGAGTCTGAACACTTAGATTTAAATGAACTCCCCTCTACCTTTTTCAATTTGGATTCCCTCCCCACATTCACCTTTGAATTAGAAACCATAACATTAGGGGAGCCTGATATCATCGAGGCAGGACCTTTAGCAAATATAAGCGGCACCTCTAGAGGGATTCAAACGGGAGGTCAAGCATTTGGATTAAATGGCTCCCCAAACAATATCATAAAAGACAACAATGGTTTTTTGTGGATTGGAACCCAAATTGGGATAGCTCGATATGATTCCCATAAATTTGAGATTTATGGAACTGACCAAGGTCTGGATTTATCTCAATCGTTTTGCCAATTTATAGATTCAAAAGAGCGCATTTGGATTCAATATCAAAATGGTTTGTGGGTTATAGACCCCTCCCAGAAATTGGCCTCTAAAATCATTAGTGATCTCCCTTTAAATGCTGGATATAGTTTTGATGAAGATAAACAAGGTAACATTTGGTATCCAGATATTGAAAAAGGCTATCATATAATAAATCTAGAAAGGAAAACAATCAAAAACATTACTCCAAAAGAAGGACTACTCAAATCCACCCCTCCAATTTACATCTCTCCTTTAATAGACAATGAAGGCTACATATGGCTATCTTCTTTTAATGGTGTAAACATTCTTGATTTAAAAAATGGTAAAAATAAATCCTTAGTTTTTGAAAAAGAAAAAGATAGCTCCAGAAATCAAATCGTATCAATCGAAGAAGACTCCAAGGGTAATATATGGTTAGGAGGACTTGATGGTGCTGCCTTTATAGACAAGAAAAATGCTACCTACAATAGACTACCTCTCGGAAAATTTATAACAAACTATGCAGGTACCACTTCTATATATGAAGATAAACATAAAAATATTTGGTTAGGAACTGATCTGGGAAGCATTTTAAAATATAATCCTTCCAAGCAAACTATTGAAAAATTTAATTTGAATAATTCTAGAAAAAACAAATTTATCAGTCCTCTAAAGGAGGATTACCAAGGTAATATTTGGACCACGACAAAATTTCAAGACGAAACTTTATACAAAATAAACATAAATGAAGGAAGAGCTGGCAATTTTACTTCCGAGGATGGTTTGTCAAATGATAGCATCTGGAGCAACATCATGCTCAATGACAAAAGCATTTGGATAGGCTCTACAGATGGAATAGATATTTACAATCCAAATACAAAGTCAATAAAACAATTAGGAGTCAAAAACAATTTATTACAAAAGAGGAATCCCTATATGTATAAAGATTCCCAAAATCGAATTTGGTCTACAGCCGTCAACCCTACAGGCGTTACTATCATAGACCCTCAAAAACAATCCATTCAATATTTAACTAAAGATCAAGGATTAGAAGGTGCATACAGATCTAAAATTGAAGACAAAAATGGTAATTACTGGTTAGGAAGTAATGATGGATATATAACCATTTTAAATAACAAACTAAATGAAGCTAAAAAAATTCAATTAGATACGGTTGGAAGCGGAACCATTATTTATTCTTTAAGTAAAGATGCAAATAACAACATTTGGGCCTCCACATCTGAAAATGGCATTTACCGCATTGCCCCTCAAAACCATACAATTGAACACTTCACCACTGAAAACGGATTTTTAACAGATAACCTTAATTATCTTCATTTAACAGAGAAAAATGAACTTTGGATTTCCTCTGACCGAGGTGTTTATCTCTTTAATCCTAGCAACGGCTCAGTTAAAATATTCCAAAAAGAACAAGGATTGGTATCCAATGATGTTTATGACATTAATAGTCAAAACAACAAAGTCTATATTGGAACTTTAAGAGGAATCAACATTTTAGAAAAAATAGAAAGGGACGACTCTTTAAATGAACAATGGCAGGTCACCACTATAGCAGAGGAACAAGGTTTACAATTTTTGGATGTGGCTTTGGGAAGTTCCATGATTGATGATAAGGGAAGGTTATGGATAGGCATTGAAAATGAAATCCTATCCATCATCGATGACATAAAGTCGGATACCACTGCTTTAAAAGCTTATATCTCTGGAATCAATCTTTATGACACCCCCATTAACTTTAAAACCGCCCTTCCCAGTATTGACAGTGAGAAACAAGGTTTACCGACACCCTTGGACCACAGTAGTTCCTTAAATAGCAATAGCTCCTCCAGCACTTTAGATCCCAATATTGAATACAACGATATTGAAGGGCCTTATAATTTACCTTCAGAATTACAACTGCCCCATAATCAAAATTACATCAGTTTTAATTTTAATGCATTGGCCTATTCCAATCCAAACTCAGTGGTCTATCGCTATTTTTTAGAGGGCATTGACAAAAACTGGAGCAATATCATCACCGAAGCAAAAAGTGAAAATTACAGAGATCTCCCCCCTGGGGATTACACTTTTAAAGTCATTGCGAAGGGCTATAACAATGTATGGAGTAAGCCAGTAGAATTAAGTTTCAGCATTATTCCTCCATGGTGGAAAACCTGGTGGGCCTATTTGGCTTATGTAACCCTGTTTGCTTTGATCCTCTACAGCATTAGTAACTACCGTTCTCAATGGTTAAAAAAAGAAAACCGTATCCTAGAAGAGCGCGTAAAACACCGCACTTCCCAATTGGAGAAAAGCCTTCACGACCTTGAAGCCACCCAAACCCAACTTATCCAATCCGAAAAAATGGCAAGCCTAGGAGAGTTAACCGCGGGTATTGCCCACGAGATACAAAACCCTCTCAATTTTGTCAATAATTTTTCAGAAATCAACACCGAACTTATAGAAGAACTTCAAGCCGAGAGACAAAAACCGGAAAGCGAAAGAGACCTTGAACTAGAAGAAGAACTCATGAGAGACATCGCTGCCAATGAAGAAAAAATTAGGCACCATGGCACAAGGGCTGATGCCATTGTAAAAGGCATGCTACAGCATAGTCGTAATAGTAGTTCGGACAAAGAATTGACAGACATTAACAAATTGGCAGATGAATACATGCGTCTTTCATATCATGGCCTTAGGGCTCGCGACAAGTCCTTTGTGGCTGGCATGCATATGGATTTGGATGACTCAATCCCAAAAATCATGGTCGCTCCCCAAGATATTGGTCGGGTATTATTAAACCTTATCAACAATGCATTCTATGCCGTCAATGAAAAGAAAAAAACAGCCCCACCCGACTACAAACCAATGGTTACTATGTCTACAAAACAAGTGGGCGACCAAATTGAAATCAATATCATCGATAATGGCCATGGCATCCCATCAGAGGTGGTGGACAAAATTTTCCAGCCCTTTTTCACCACAAAACCCAGTGGTCAAGGAACTGGATTGGGATTATCATTATCATATGATATCATTAAAACCCATGGTGGCACCTTAACTGTTAAAACCAGTGACGGTAAACCGATAAACATTAACAATGTATCAGAAAAGGATCTAGACAAGGGAACAATGTTCACCATTTTATTACCTATCAATAATGAAGATACAAACCAAAAGTAA
- a CDS encoding M28 family peptidase, with the protein MKNLIALCCLVLVVASCSSSKKNEHFNLTPTTTDPTVYANTITSEELKELLYTYASDEFQGRETGTEGQKKAVAFLADQYRNMEVPSPLGDTYFQNVPLELKGIPQTSLAISNKTLTPYVDYTSLGAPSTQQIDVQSIVYVAYGIETEKYSSYTNIDVKDKVVLIKAGEPQNDDGTFITTGTDKATIWSSGRGARNLKRDVAIAKGAKAVLFMDDTSYDRVSSYYQKKTEKSSHGAMAVQGDGSDIPHFIINTVTAQNLYPNILTHNASKTIEIPLKIGITTNSNSINSENVLAFIKGSEKPEEILVISSHLDHEGIKEGQIYNGADDDGSGTVALLEIAEAFKTALKEGKGPKRSILFLHVTGEEKGLLGSKYYTDFNPVFPLENTIADLNIDMIGRVDDKHTDSPNYVYLIGSDRLSTELHQISEATNEKYTKIEIDYTYNAENDPNRFYYRSDHYNFAKHNVPAIFYFNGSHADYHKPTDTPDKIAYDLLETRTRLVFYTAWQLVNQEQRIVADKAVQ; encoded by the coding sequence ATGAAAAACCTTATCGCCCTTTGCTGCCTTGTTTTGGTAGTTGCTAGCTGTAGCAGTTCCAAAAAAAACGAACACTTTAACCTTACCCCTACCACCACCGACCCTACGGTTTATGCCAATACAATAACCTCGGAAGAACTTAAGGAATTACTATATACCTATGCTTCCGACGAATTTCAGGGAAGGGAAACCGGAACCGAAGGACAGAAAAAAGCTGTTGCATTTTTGGCTGATCAATATCGAAACATGGAAGTGCCTTCTCCTTTGGGGGACACCTACTTTCAAAATGTTCCTTTAGAGTTAAAAGGAATACCTCAAACCAGTCTGGCCATAAGCAACAAAACCTTGACCCCATATGTGGATTATACCTCCTTAGGCGCCCCTTCAACGCAACAAATAGACGTGCAATCTATCGTTTATGTGGCTTACGGTATTGAAACAGAAAAGTACTCCAGCTATACCAACATTGATGTTAAGGATAAGGTTGTACTAATAAAAGCTGGCGAACCTCAAAATGATGACGGTACTTTTATAACTACAGGAACAGACAAAGCCACCATATGGTCTTCTGGTAGAGGGGCTAGAAATTTAAAAAGAGACGTAGCCATTGCCAAAGGAGCCAAAGCAGTACTCTTTATGGATGACACATCCTATGATCGCGTTTCCTCCTACTACCAAAAGAAAACAGAGAAAAGTAGTCATGGAGCCATGGCCGTTCAAGGAGATGGTAGTGACATCCCTCACTTTATTATCAACACGGTAACAGCTCAAAATTTGTACCCAAATATTCTTACCCATAACGCATCCAAGACCATTGAAATTCCTTTAAAAATAGGTATTACTACAAACTCAAACAGTATCAATTCCGAGAATGTACTAGCCTTTATTAAAGGATCTGAAAAACCCGAAGAAATCTTGGTAATCTCCTCTCACTTAGACCATGAAGGCATTAAGGAAGGACAAATTTACAACGGTGCCGATGATGACGGTTCAGGAACGGTAGCACTTTTGGAAATTGCCGAAGCCTTTAAAACGGCCTTGAAAGAAGGAAAAGGACCAAAACGCTCCATTTTGTTTTTACATGTTACTGGTGAAGAAAAAGGCCTATTGGGCTCCAAATATTATACCGATTTCAATCCTGTATTCCCTTTGGAAAACACCATTGCCGATCTTAATATTGACATGATTGGCCGTGTAGATGATAAGCATACAGATAGCCCAAATTATGTGTACTTGATTGGGTCTGATCGTTTAAGTACGGAATTGCACCAAATCTCAGAAGCTACCAATGAAAAATACACCAAAATTGAAATTGATTACACCTATAACGCAGAAAACGACCCTAACCGTTTCTACTACAGATCAGATCATTACAACTTCGCCAAACATAACGTTCCGGCTATTTTTTATTTCAACGGTTCTCATGCCGATTATCATAAACCAACAGATACGCCAGACAAAATAGCCTACGATTTATTGGAGACAAGAACACGTTTGGTTTTCTACACCGCATGGCAATTGGTCAACCAAGAGCAACGTATTGTAGCTGATAAGGCTGTCCAATAA
- the bshB1 gene encoding bacillithiol biosynthesis deacetylase BshB1 encodes MKLDILAIGAHPDDVELGCGATIAKEIANGKLVGIIDLTRGELGTRGTAETRKEEARVSAEILRVSLRENLGFADGFFVNDKEHQLKLIEAIRKYQPEVVLCNAIDDRHIDHGKGSKLVSDACFLSGLMKIETEAFGEKQTPWRPKFVYHYIQWKNIEPDLIVDVTGYIDVKIDAVMAYKTQFYDPKAKGPQTPISSKNFTDSIEYRARDLGRLIGTEHGEGFTVERCIAVDSIFDVK; translated from the coding sequence ATGAAACTAGATATACTTGCTATAGGGGCACATCCGGATGATGTTGAATTGGGGTGTGGGGCCACTATAGCCAAAGAAATAGCCAATGGAAAATTGGTGGGGATTATAGATTTAACCCGAGGAGAATTGGGCACGCGTGGAACCGCCGAAACCAGAAAGGAGGAGGCCCGTGTTTCTGCTGAAATTTTAAGAGTTTCCCTTCGTGAAAACCTTGGTTTTGCAGATGGATTTTTCGTTAACGATAAGGAGCATCAGCTAAAGCTTATTGAAGCTATTAGGAAATATCAGCCAGAAGTAGTGTTGTGCAATGCTATTGATGATCGGCATATAGACCATGGAAAGGGGAGTAAACTGGTAAGCGATGCCTGTTTTTTAAGTGGCTTGATGAAAATTGAAACTGAAGCTTTTGGTGAAAAACAAACTCCATGGCGTCCTAAGTTTGTCTACCATTACATTCAGTGGAAAAACATTGAACCGGATTTAATTGTGGATGTTACTGGCTATATTGATGTGAAAATAGATGCCGTAATGGCTTATAAAACACAGTTTTATGATCCTAAGGCTAAGGGACCTCAAACGCCTATTTCCAGTAAGAACTTTACGGATAGCATTGAATATCGCGCTAGAGACCTTGGACGCTTGATAGGTACTGAACATGGAGAAGGTTTTACCGTAGAGCGTTGTATAGCAGTAGATAGCATTTTTGATGTAAAATAA